The segment AATCCCCATTAACAACAATAACTGGGTATTTATTATTAACATAAGTGGCTAAACCATCAAATTTTTCATCTACATTATATAACTCGATTACTTTTATTTCTTTATCTTCTAAAAGTTGAATTATGTTGTGAATAGGGTCAATACCAATATTCCAGTCATTTCTTAATTTTAATACAGTTTTTTGAATATCATCTAAAGAGTTAATTTTTATATTTTCAATTATATTTTTAAAACTATAATCAATTGATAGAGTTTCTTCTATCCAAATATAATTTTCAAGTCTTATCTTTATCTCTTCTTTTAGTGAGTTTTGTTTTCTTATAGAAAAAGTTGATTTTTTTCTAAAGTTGATTTCACCAAGTTCAATTTGAAAAGAACTAAAAAAGTAATCCATTTTTAAGCCAAAAAGCTTTGATAATTTTAAAAACCTAGAACTTGTTGGAACCGCTTCACCTTTCTCATATTTACTAACCATTTGTTTAGTAATACCTAATTCATCAGCAATATTCTGTTGAGACAAACATTTTAATATTCGTGCATTTTTAATTCTATTTGCTATAATATTTTCCATATTTCTACTTTTAAAGGTTGACAAAAGTATATAAAAATAGGTAAAAGTCAACCAATAAACAAGATTTTAACTATAATTAAATAGTTTTTTTACGACTAGTAAACCAAACGAAGCTATAATTGTCATTACAAAACACTCTTTTAAAGACACCTTTTAAGTATGTGCCGTTCAGTTTGAAAAAGCCTGTACAATAGATCACACAGAACAACAAAATGCTTACTCTTTTTATCATTGAAGATTAATTAGTACAAAAACTATTAACCAACTTAATCTCATTCAAAGTTTATCAAACTTCATGTTTAAATTATTTAGCTGAAAATTTAAAAAGAAGCACTGTTATTTTTACAAAAAAGACTTTTAATTTTTACATTTATAGTAAACCTTTTCTTGGTAGCAAAATGATTGTATGTTTTTACTTCTCCTTCAAAAAAAGTGGCAACAGTTGTAAAAAACCCAAAAGTTAGCTCTTATTTGTATCAACTATGAGGTATTTTTTTTTTTTCTAATTTTATTCTTAGAATTTAATGTAGTTGTGTTTGCTGTTAATCAAAAGCTAGTATTTACAGTTACTGCAGCGCCAGGATTAACTATTAGTGTATTACAGAATGTAGTATTAGATAGAATTGCATTACCTGTATTTATTAAAACATCATCTTCTGCAAATGAAATTTCACTTGGGTCATTTGGTAACCAAGTAGTATTAAAAGTGTAGGTTATTTTTTCGTGCTGTGGTTGCACGCCTTCAGACAGCGTATTGCTATTACTCCCTGTTAAATTGCATTAAATACTTGCCCTGGCATACGGTATAACGTAGGGTAGGGCAAGTACCTGTGGCTTTGCCAGATGAGGGTGAAACGGTTTATTGAGAATACAAGAAATGAGTAGCCAAAAACAGAAAGGCTATTAAAGCTGCTTTTTTCATAGAGTTCATTTGTTAAAAGCGTACACATTTTACATCTACGTAACCTCTAACACCGCCTGCATTATAAGAAGCATATACAAATGCATATTCTGGGTGGCTTAACGTAATACGAATTGAAACTTTACCTTCCATAAAACCTTGACTCTCTAGAGCCTTTAAAACCAATGAAGTAATTTTTGTTACTGCCCCTGCAGGAGCGGTCCCTATTATACCCAAATCATAATAATTTCCGACAGAATCTACCGCCTCTGCAGTAATATCAGAGTCAGGTAATACGGCACCACCAAACCAACTCGCAGGGTTATTACTGATATACATTATTTGGGAACTATTAGAAGAGTAAGGCATATAAGGTATAATATAAGAACTACAATTACATTCTGCAGGGTTAAGAGCAGCTGCACTACTACTAGATAAATTACTTGCGGTTTTAGCTTGCAATGCATACGGCACACTTGATAAATCGCTGGTGCCTGTTATGGTATAAATACCATCATTGGTTAAGTCTGTTTCTGTTTTTATAGCGTATGTACCTTCAGACCAATCTATGGTAGTAATATTGCCACTTACAAGCGTACCTTCTCCTATTTTAAAAGAAACCAAACCATTGCCATTGGTTGTTGGTGCTTGGGTTTCTACATAAACGGTAGTATCTGGTACGCCCGCTTTTATAATACTTATTTGCATACCTACTGCTGTGTTGGTTACTAATGCATTGCTACTGTTTCTAATTACCCCTTGGTAATTTAATTTATCTGGTGTTTGTCCAAAAGTGCTTGCAGTAATTAATAAGGCAGCAAAAAGAGTGTTTAATTTTGTATTCATAAATAGTTGTTTATCGAAAATTTGTTAAAAAGAGATTGTAATTCTTAATAGCTATTATTGCAGGTAAAGGTCTACTTTTAATAAAATATAGAAGTCAGTATAATTACCCTTTTTTTATAGAAAAAAGAGGTAATTAAGTAAAAACACTACATTTTAAATAACAAGGACTTTGTACTACCTAAAATTTAATAAAAAAATTACAGGACTATAAGCTTGTAAGAAGTATTTTTTACATACTAATTTGTTGCCAGGGAGTTCTTTTTAAATAAAAAAGACAAACACTTCTGTTCGCCTTTTTCTTACTATTTTAAAATGCGCTATTAAAACTTTTCTGGCACAAATGTTTGGTAAGTAATTGGCGGTCTAATATACGCTTTGTTGTCTGGTAAAGGAGGAAGTTCTATAGGTTCATGATCTATTTTTTCATAAGGGATTTTACTTAAAACATGGCTAATACAATTTAATCTTGCTTTCTTTTTATTGTCAGAATTTACTACATACCAAGGAACTTGTTTGGTATCTGTATGAGCAAACATAGTATCTTTTGCTTTAGAATATTCTAACCAACGAGATCGAGATTCTAAATCCATTGGACTAAATTTCCAACGTTTTAAAGGATTAGAAATACGGTTTTTAAAACGTTTTTCCTGCTCTTCATCACTTACAGAAAACCAATATTTTAAAACGATAGTTCCAGATCTCACTAACATGCGTTCAAATTCTGGACAAGAACGTAAAAACTCATCATATTCATCATCTGTACAAAAACCCATTACTTTTTCTACACCAGCTCTATTGTACCAGCTTCTATCTAGTAAAACAATTTCACCAGCTGCTGGTAAATATTGTACATAACGCTGAAAATACCATTGAGATTTCTCTCTTTCTGTAGGGATACCCAATGCAACAACTTTACAAATTCTTGGGTTTAAGGGCTCTGTAAAACGTTTTATAGTGCCACCTTTTCCAGAAGCATCTCTTCCTTCAAAAATGATAACTACTTTTAAACCTTGCTTTTTTACCCATTCTTGTAAATGCACTAATTCTGTGTGCACTTTCGCTAGTTCTTGTTCGTAATTAAACTTTTTGCCTTTGTTTTTTTCTGAAGTTGAGTCATTCATACATGCAATTTAAGAAAAATCAAAAAAAAAGAGTACTTAAAGAGGGTTAGATTCCCTATTTTAAATCAATTATAAATAATAAACGACTAATTTTTTGACTAAAATTACATTCAAAATTAAATACCTATTTTTGCTTTTCATATTATCTATTGTTAAAAAATAAGCCTTTGTTAAACTATTACTCATATCCTCATAAAATCTCTACAAACTGGGTGACTTTTGTTCACGGTGCAGGAGGAAGTAGTTCTATTTGGTACAAACAAGTTAGAGATTTTAAAAAGCATTTTAATGTTTTAATTTTAGATTTACGAGGTCATGGAGATAGTACGCCAACGCTAAAAGACACTTTTAATCCTAAATATACCTTTGACTCTATTACAAGTGATATTGTTGAGGTTATTGAGTATTTACAGATTAATAAATCACATTTTATAGGAATCTCTTTAGGAACAATTTTGATACGGAATCTTGCCGAAAAAAGACCTGAATTGGTGGAAAGCTTGATTATGGGTGGTG is part of the Polaribacter sp. SA4-10 genome and harbors:
- a CDS encoding helix-turn-helix domain-containing protein — translated: MENIIANRIKNARILKCLSQQNIADELGITKQMVSKYEKGEAVPTSSRFLKLSKLFGLKMDYFFSSFQIELGEINFRKKSTFSIRKQNSLKEEIKIRLENYIWIEETLSIDYSFKNIIENIKINSLDDIQKTVLKLRNDWNIGIDPIHNIIQLLEDKEIKVIELYNVDEKFDGLATYVNNKYPVIVVNGDFPVERKRFTLLHELGHLLLNLPDCETKEEEVFCNKFASEFLFPADIVIKEFGGKRRNITFPELINAQKKYGISIRAIIYRLVDTGILSKNKHISFYKRLNLNPSLKREVDNSRFETPEKSNRFEQLVYRALSQENISISKASSLLNERIANLKEISLL
- the ppk2 gene encoding polyphosphate kinase 2 yields the protein MNDSTSEKNKGKKFNYEQELAKVHTELVHLQEWVKKQGLKVVIIFEGRDASGKGGTIKRFTEPLNPRICKVVALGIPTEREKSQWYFQRYVQYLPAAGEIVLLDRSWYNRAGVEKVMGFCTDDEYDEFLRSCPEFERMLVRSGTIVLKYWFSVSDEEQEKRFKNRISNPLKRWKFSPMDLESRSRWLEYSKAKDTMFAHTDTKQVPWYVVNSDNKKKARLNCISHVLSKIPYEKIDHEPIELPPLPDNKAYIRPPITYQTFVPEKF